A genomic window from Pseudomonadales bacterium includes:
- a CDS encoding pyridoxal-phosphate dependent enzyme: MIPAASLPDFEDVRAARERLEGLVLQTPVFGGRSLNAELGCEIYFKCENLQRTGSFKYRGASNAVLLLAENVEQGVATHSSGNHGAALALAARERGIPAYIVVPDSAPAMKRQAIEIYGGRLVESGPTLLEREVVLAGVLEETGAHFIPPYNHASVIAGQATAALELHDAQPDLDEVWVPVGGGGLASGTVLAMQERGVRVIGTEPELADDAYWSLRKGEIQPPKPPLTVADGLRTALGTLTFAILSRYGLNIVRVGEDEILAAQRLIWSRLKLVVEASSAVPFAALIKTVAAAGDTYRGRRVGILLSGGNVQFPDG; this comes from the coding sequence ATGATCCCGGCGGCGTCGCTGCCGGACTTCGAGGACGTTCGCGCAGCCCGCGAACGGCTCGAGGGCCTTGTTCTGCAGACACCCGTATTCGGCGGTCGCAGTCTGAACGCAGAGCTCGGCTGCGAGATCTACTTCAAGTGCGAAAACCTGCAGCGCACCGGCTCCTTCAAGTACCGGGGCGCGAGCAACGCTGTGCTGCTGCTGGCAGAGAATGTCGAACAGGGGGTTGCCACACACAGCTCCGGCAATCACGGCGCGGCGCTGGCACTGGCAGCCCGGGAGCGGGGGATTCCGGCTTACATCGTGGTACCGGACAGCGCTCCGGCGATGAAACGTCAGGCGATCGAAATCTACGGAGGCCGACTGGTTGAGAGTGGTCCCACCCTCCTGGAGCGGGAGGTGGTTCTCGCAGGCGTGCTCGAAGAAACCGGCGCGCACTTCATACCACCCTACAATCATGCGTCCGTCATTGCCGGGCAGGCGACCGCCGCACTGGAGCTTCATGATGCGCAACCCGATCTCGATGAGGTCTGGGTGCCGGTAGGCGGTGGTGGCCTGGCCAGCGGTACCGTACTGGCGATGCAGGAAAGGGGCGTGCGGGTTATCGGCACGGAGCCGGAACTTGCCGATGATGCCTACTGGTCGCTGCGCAAGGGTGAGATACAACCACCGAAGCCACCGCTCACAGTGGCGGACGGACTGCGCACGGCGCTCGGCACCCTGACTTTCGCCATTCTCAGCCGCTATGGGCTGAACATCGTGCGGGTCGGTGAGGATGAGATTCTTGCGGCGCAGCGTCTGATCTGGTCGCGTCTCAAGCTGGTGGTGGAGGCTTCCTCCGCGGTGCCTTTCGCTGCGCTGATAAAGACAGTGGCTGCAGCCGGTGACACCTATAGAGGCCGACGTGTCGGAATACTGCTTTCCGGCGGAAACGTACAGTTTCCAGACGGCTGA
- a CDS encoding hydroxymethylglutaryl-CoA lyase, with protein sequence MTEPAANSVTVMEVSPRDGLQNESARLSTPVKLELIDRALAAGAKRIEVASFVHPSRVPQMADAEAVCRDLPQRGDVTYTGLVLNQRGYDRLRATGRLDEVGVVVPATDTFGERNQGMDVKANLRMAKAILEDARRRGLRAQVTIAVAFGCPFEGDVPGDRILEIATELAAAGPVEIALADTIGVGVPRQVTDLFAALAQRLGDLPLRAHFHDTRNTGIANAYAALEAGVATLDASIGGIGGCPFAPSATGNIATEDLVYMLDRMRIAHDLDLDALIDSAGWLASVLDKPVPSSLLRAGPFKPSMAE encoded by the coding sequence ATGACAGAGCCTGCAGCGAATTCGGTCACCGTGATGGAAGTGAGCCCGAGGGACGGTCTGCAGAATGAGTCTGCCCGGCTGTCTACACCTGTCAAACTTGAACTGATCGATCGGGCGCTGGCCGCCGGTGCGAAACGGATAGAGGTGGCGAGCTTCGTGCACCCCTCTCGGGTGCCGCAGATGGCCGATGCGGAAGCCGTCTGTCGGGATCTCCCTCAGCGCGGGGATGTGACCTATACCGGTCTGGTCCTCAATCAGCGTGGCTACGACCGCCTGCGGGCAACCGGGCGACTCGACGAAGTGGGTGTCGTGGTACCGGCGACGGACACCTTCGGCGAACGCAACCAGGGCATGGATGTGAAAGCCAACCTGCGTATGGCGAAGGCCATCCTCGAAGATGCACGGCGCCGCGGCTTGCGGGCCCAGGTGACCATCGCGGTGGCATTCGGCTGTCCCTTCGAAGGCGATGTGCCTGGGGACCGCATTCTGGAGATTGCGACGGAACTGGCCGCGGCCGGTCCCGTTGAAATTGCGCTGGCGGATACCATCGGTGTCGGAGTGCCGCGTCAGGTTACCGATCTGTTCGCCGCCCTGGCGCAGCGCCTCGGCGATCTGCCACTGCGCGCGCACTTTCACGACACGCGCAACACGGGCATAGCCAATGCCTACGCGGCGCTCGAGGCGGGTGTCGCCACACTCGATGCCAGCATCGGGGGGATTGGCGGCTGTCCATTCGCACCCAGTGCGACCGGCAACATCGCCACCGAAGACCTGGTTTATATGCTCGACCGGATGCGCATCGCGCACGATCTGGATCTCGATGCGCTGATCGACAGTGCCGGCTGGCTGGCCTCGGTGCTCGACAAGCCCGTGCCTTCGAGCCTGCTGCGCGCGGGGCCGTTCAAACCCAGCATGGCTGAATGA
- a CDS encoding glutamine--tRNA ligase/YqeY domain fusion protein yields MSDEVTDFIRQRIRRDIEEGLTGGVVTRFPPEPNGYLHIGHAKSICLNFGVAQEFGGHTYLRFDDTNPLKESDEYVQAIKQDVTWLGFHWGDRLSYASDYFGQLYEFAVELIRKEKAFVCSLSGEEIRASRGTLTEPGTDSPYRSRSVAENLELFERMRAGDFGDGEQVLRAKIDMASPNLNLRDPVLYRIRHAHHQRTGDRWVIYPMYDFTHCICDALEGITHSLCTLEFQDHRPLYDWVLDNININFHPPQIEFSRLGLEHTVMSKRLLNQLVLDGAVSGWDDPRMPTIAGLRRRGVTPAAIREFCRRIGVTKQDNMIEVGLLDFCVRQDLESSAPRGMGVMDPLKVILTNFPGEAERLSAPWHPQHPELGERTLTFGPELYIERDDFSEEPPPKYKRLSPGEMVRLRYGYIIRCDEVVRGSDGEIEALRCSYEPTSKSGSDTSGLKPRGVIHWVDAGTAAPATFRLYDHLFSAAQPDTGSLAAALNPDSLVESRGVVEAAVADSDQVRFQFERQGYFCKDPELPGTFNRTVSLRDGYKP; encoded by the coding sequence ATGAGCGACGAAGTCACAGACTTCATTCGTCAGCGGATCCGGCGGGACATCGAGGAAGGGCTCACTGGCGGGGTCGTGACCCGGTTTCCGCCGGAGCCGAACGGGTATCTGCATATCGGACATGCGAAATCGATCTGCCTGAACTTCGGGGTCGCACAGGAGTTCGGGGGCCACACGTATCTGCGTTTCGATGACACGAACCCGCTGAAAGAGAGTGATGAATACGTGCAGGCCATTAAACAGGATGTGACCTGGCTGGGCTTTCACTGGGGCGATCGCTTGAGCTATGCCTCGGACTACTTCGGGCAGCTGTATGAATTCGCCGTCGAACTGATCCGCAAGGAGAAGGCTTTCGTCTGCAGTCTGAGTGGCGAGGAGATCCGCGCCTCGCGAGGCACCCTCACAGAACCCGGGACCGACAGCCCCTATCGCAGCCGCAGCGTTGCAGAGAATCTCGAGCTGTTCGAGCGCATGCGGGCCGGCGATTTCGGCGATGGTGAGCAGGTGCTGCGCGCGAAGATCGACATGGCCTCGCCGAATCTGAATCTGCGGGACCCGGTGCTGTATCGGATCCGCCACGCACACCATCAGCGTACGGGGGATCGCTGGGTGATCTACCCGATGTATGACTTCACCCATTGCATCTGTGATGCGCTGGAAGGCATCACCCATTCCTTGTGCACATTGGAATTTCAGGATCACCGGCCGCTCTACGACTGGGTACTGGACAACATCAACATCAACTTCCATCCGCCACAGATCGAGTTTTCCCGTCTGGGGCTCGAACACACGGTGATGAGCAAGCGTCTGCTCAATCAGCTGGTTCTCGATGGGGCGGTCAGCGGCTGGGACGACCCGCGCATGCCGACCATCGCCGGTCTGCGGCGTCGAGGAGTGACTCCGGCCGCCATCAGGGAGTTCTGCCGGCGCATCGGAGTCACCAAGCAGGACAACATGATCGAAGTCGGTCTGCTGGATTTCTGTGTGCGCCAGGACCTGGAGAGTTCGGCTCCTCGCGGAATGGGTGTGATGGATCCGCTCAAGGTCATCCTGACCAACTTTCCCGGTGAGGCTGAGCGGCTCTCAGCGCCCTGGCATCCCCAGCACCCCGAACTGGGCGAGAGGACCCTGACCTTCGGTCCCGAGCTCTACATTGAGCGGGACGATTTCAGCGAGGAGCCGCCGCCGAAGTACAAGCGGCTCTCGCCGGGGGAGATGGTGCGGCTGCGTTACGGCTACATTATCCGCTGTGATGAAGTCGTGCGCGGGTCAGACGGCGAGATAGAAGCGCTGCGCTGCAGCTATGAACCGACGTCGAAGAGCGGCAGCGATACCAGTGGACTCAAACCCAGAGGTGTCATTCACTGGGTGGATGCGGGCACTGCTGCGCCGGCGACGTTCCGCCTGTATGACCATCTGTTCAGTGCTGCGCAGCCGGACACGGGCTCGCTCGCGGCGGCGCTCAACCCGGACTCTCTGGTGGAATCACGGGGCGTTGTGGAAGCTGCGGTTGCCGACAGTGATCAGGTACGCTTTCAGTTCGAACGGCAGGGCTATTTCTGTAAGGATCCCGAACTGCCGGGTACCTTCAATCGCACCGTGTCCCTGCGCGATGGCTACAAGCCCTGA
- a CDS encoding DUF6316 family protein, with the protein MAHRKNEASRTWFRSERLFRSNAQWFFHTREGIAVGPYQDKFSAEVDAEMLKSSLKGAEPGQARQIIKEFMLESGKTMGGLNDSAFTDYLVDEGVNAFRHPVV; encoded by the coding sequence GTGGCACACCGAAAGAATGAGGCTTCCCGGACCTGGTTCCGCTCTGAGCGTCTGTTTCGCTCCAATGCTCAGTGGTTCTTTCATACCCGGGAAGGCATTGCGGTCGGGCCCTATCAGGACAAATTTTCAGCTGAAGTGGATGCCGAGATGCTGAAGTCGTCACTCAAAGGCGCTGAGCCTGGGCAGGCGCGCCAGATCATCAAGGAATTCATGCTCGAAAGCGGCAAGACCATGGGTGGACTGAACGACAGTGCTTTTACGGACTACCTGGTGGATGAGGGCGTCAACGCTTTCCGGCATCCGGTGGTGTGA
- a CDS encoding enoyl-CoA hydratase: MSKNLQLKTTKIVARADDDGLGWLIFNQPERHNALSLDMWQGIGDVLEAYAQDDRVRVVILRGAGGKAFVSGADISEFDKNRSSASQEDQYGAIAGRANRWLAQIEKPMIALIEGYCIGGGLATALQADIRFATPDSRFGIPAARLGLGYQYPGLAKLARIVGPARARDILFSARFMEADEALRMGLVNFVCDRADIEAEAVAYAKRIAANAPLTVKAAKAALNAWERGGREAEVAAVEKLVNACFDSADYKEGRRAFGEKRTPDFKGS; the protein is encoded by the coding sequence ATGAGCAAAAACCTGCAACTGAAGACGACAAAGATCGTCGCTCGAGCGGACGACGACGGCCTCGGCTGGCTGATCTTCAATCAGCCGGAACGTCACAACGCGCTGTCGCTCGATATGTGGCAGGGCATCGGTGATGTACTCGAGGCCTATGCTCAAGACGATCGTGTGCGGGTCGTGATCCTGCGGGGTGCTGGCGGTAAGGCGTTCGTGTCCGGCGCCGACATCTCCGAGTTCGATAAGAACCGCTCTTCCGCTTCCCAGGAAGATCAGTACGGCGCCATTGCGGGACGCGCCAATCGATGGCTGGCCCAGATCGAGAAACCGATGATCGCCCTGATCGAGGGCTACTGTATCGGTGGCGGTCTGGCGACGGCCCTCCAGGCCGACATCCGCTTCGCCACACCGGATTCCAGATTCGGCATTCCGGCAGCCAGACTCGGGCTGGGCTATCAGTATCCGGGTCTCGCCAAACTCGCACGTATCGTTGGCCCGGCCCGGGCCCGGGATATTCTTTTTTCCGCGCGGTTCATGGAAGCGGACGAGGCGCTGCGCATGGGTCTGGTGAACTTCGTCTGCGACCGTGCGGATATTGAAGCCGAGGCCGTTGCCTATGCCAAACGTATCGCCGCCAATGCACCACTGACCGTGAAGGCGGCCAAGGCTGCACTGAATGCCTGGGAACGCGGTGGCAGGGAAGCTGAAGTCGCTGCTGTGGAGAAGCTGGTGAACGCCTGCTTCGATTCAGCAGACTACAAAGAGGGGCGACGTGCTTTCGGGGAGAAAAGAACCCCAGATTTCAAAGGCAGCTGA
- a CDS encoding glutathione S-transferase family protein, translating to MSASQDNSPFRLIGAEESPYSVKVRSYLRYKQLPHAWLSRGEAGSLFHDYAKLPLVPLLVTPDGRGLQDSTPIIETVESEHPDPSIHPGEPTARFISCLLEEFADEWGNKWMFHYRWAREADQLACSRRLARMMSPAADEETLSATAASIRERMVDRVWFVGSSPQTARQIEDSFKDTLTLLEPHFAERPYLFGQRPAFADFALWGQIYNAHRDPTPRAIIALQAPNTLAWIERMNEPRAEGDFERWSSLARTLMPLLEDQVAGLFLPWSSANAQAIEEDAETFTVRLRGRDWEQRPQKYHARSLASLKRRYADYQTDGTLTRALEVSGARQYLL from the coding sequence GTGTCTGCCAGCCAGGACAACAGTCCCTTTCGCCTGATCGGTGCCGAGGAATCGCCCTACTCCGTGAAAGTGCGATCCTATCTGCGCTACAAGCAGCTTCCCCATGCGTGGCTGAGCCGCGGCGAGGCGGGATCGCTGTTTCACGACTACGCAAAACTGCCCCTGGTGCCCCTGCTTGTCACCCCGGACGGTCGGGGGCTGCAGGATTCCACGCCGATCATCGAGACCGTCGAATCCGAACACCCGGATCCCTCGATCCATCCGGGCGAACCCACCGCCCGCTTCATCTCCTGTCTGCTCGAAGAGTTCGCCGATGAGTGGGGCAACAAGTGGATGTTCCATTACCGCTGGGCGCGTGAAGCGGATCAGCTCGCCTGCTCCCGACGGCTCGCCCGGATGATGTCACCTGCTGCGGACGAGGAAACCCTCTCTGCCACTGCCGCATCGATCAGAGAGCGCATGGTGGACCGGGTCTGGTTCGTCGGCTCTTCGCCCCAGACCGCCAGACAGATCGAGGACTCCTTCAAAGACACGCTTACCCTGCTCGAGCCCCATTTCGCGGAACGACCCTATCTTTTCGGGCAACGTCCCGCTTTTGCCGACTTCGCACTGTGGGGACAGATCTACAACGCGCACCGGGATCCGACACCGCGCGCCATCATCGCCCTGCAGGCACCGAACACCCTCGCCTGGATCGAGCGGATGAACGAACCTCGAGCAGAGGGTGATTTCGAACGCTGGTCGTCTCTGGCGCGGACACTGATGCCCCTGCTCGAAGATCAGGTCGCCGGTCTGTTTCTGCCCTGGTCCAGCGCCAATGCACAGGCAATCGAAGAGGACGCCGAAACCTTCACGGTTCGGCTGAGAGGCAGGGACTGGGAACAGCGCCCTCAGAAATACCATGCCCGTTCACTGGCCAGTCTGAAGCGACGCTATGCCGACTACCAGACTGACGGCACCCTGACCCGCGCCCTGGAAGTATCCGGCGCTCGGCAATATCTCCTGTGA
- a CDS encoding TraB/GumN family protein, whose product MALVLPAAAATAATAAPAAAPGVDVQAYEQLPGPKALAVAVDRPQIRGIAHSQPNDLAAALAALQACEAERRGIGESCEIKRLNTEAVTTGAEIRADLPPGPHALYLWRYQGERAVVYLAGSIHVLKPSLYPLPAQYDAAFAGSDQLVVEVDVSRYAPAELQQRAARYIQLNPQGTTLQSVLPAPLYRRLVSRLSSYGMSEASVTGMKPGFLMNQLVIARLFSLGYLQEYGVEQHFLQQRGQRKVLELETLDTQLRLLYDQPMPTQIQLLADTLDQEPEVEAIIADMLRAWLSGDDARLLALFEEQSGTSELSRAFTRQLLDDRNIGMAQTIRGYLQGSGTYFVLIGAAHFVGEKGIISLLDRQGIRGRRITTDTPLSILNPGAN is encoded by the coding sequence TTGGCTCTGGTACTGCCTGCAGCGGCGGCCACGGCCGCTACGGCCGCCCCGGCGGCGGCACCGGGTGTCGATGTTCAGGCCTACGAGCAGCTGCCCGGACCCAAAGCACTGGCCGTCGCCGTCGACCGCCCCCAGATCCGCGGCATCGCCCACTCCCAGCCGAACGATCTGGCCGCCGCTCTCGCCGCACTGCAGGCCTGTGAAGCCGAGCGCCGCGGCATCGGCGAAAGCTGTGAGATCAAGCGTCTCAACACCGAAGCGGTCACCACCGGTGCGGAAATTCGTGCGGATCTGCCACCCGGTCCCCACGCTCTCTACTTGTGGCGCTACCAGGGAGAGCGGGCAGTCGTTTACCTCGCCGGTTCCATTCACGTGCTCAAGCCCAGCCTCTATCCTCTCCCCGCTCAGTACGATGCCGCTTTTGCCGGTTCCGATCAGCTCGTGGTGGAAGTGGATGTCAGCCGCTACGCTCCGGCCGAACTGCAGCAGCGCGCCGCCCGCTATATCCAGCTCAATCCCCAGGGAACGACCCTGCAGAGCGTTCTGCCGGCGCCGCTCTATCGACGGCTGGTCAGCCGTCTGTCGAGCTATGGCATGTCCGAGGCAAGCGTCACCGGCATGAAGCCCGGCTTTCTGATGAATCAACTGGTCATTGCCCGTCTCTTCAGTCTCGGCTATCTGCAGGAATACGGCGTTGAACAGCACTTCCTGCAGCAGCGTGGCCAGCGCAAGGTGCTGGAACTGGAGACTCTGGATACCCAGCTCAGGCTGCTCTATGACCAGCCCATGCCGACCCAGATTCAGCTGCTCGCCGATACCCTCGATCAGGAACCCGAAGTCGAAGCCATCATCGCCGACATGCTGCGTGCCTGGCTCAGCGGGGATGATGCCCGGCTGCTGGCTCTGTTCGAAGAGCAGTCCGGCACCTCGGAGCTCTCCCGTGCCTTCACACGCCAGCTTCTCGACGATCGCAATATCGGGATGGCGCAGACCATACGCGGCTACCTCCAGGGCAGCGGCACCTACTTCGTGCTGATCGGCGCAGCACACTTTGTGGGCGAGAAGGGCATCATCTCCCTCCTCGACCGCCAGGGCATTCGCGGGCGGCGTATCACTACCGATACGCCGCTTTCAATTCTCAACCCAGGCGCCAACTGA
- a CDS encoding molybdopterin-binding protein has translation MTSEASDAVTACVLIIGNEILSGRTQDINLNHIALTLGGWGIQVREARVVPDVEGDIVDAVNAARQRYDYVFTTGGIGPTHDDITAACIARAFGVPLVEHPEIAALIRTRPAPPPVMAARLRMAQVPEGAQLVANTTGGPPGFSMDNVFVMAGIPSVMQAMLGSLEGKLRSGPMVRSRSVTAYLGESQIATALAEIQQQFPQVDLGSYPFFRKERYGTSLVMRGTNPEALDAMLAAVQQAIIDAGETPADVRHE, from the coding sequence ATGACTTCCGAGGCCTCAGACGCCGTCACCGCCTGTGTGCTCATCATCGGCAATGAAATCCTCTCCGGCCGCACCCAGGACATCAATCTCAACCACATCGCCCTGACGCTCGGTGGCTGGGGCATTCAGGTCCGGGAAGCCCGGGTGGTCCCGGATGTGGAGGGGGATATCGTGGACGCCGTGAACGCCGCCCGACAGCGTTACGACTATGTCTTCACCACCGGCGGTATCGGACCCACCCACGACGACATCACCGCGGCCTGTATCGCCCGCGCCTTCGGTGTGCCTCTGGTCGAACACCCGGAAATCGCCGCCCTGATCCGTACGCGGCCGGCCCCACCTCCGGTGATGGCCGCCCGCCTGCGCATGGCTCAGGTCCCGGAGGGTGCACAGCTGGTGGCCAACACGACGGGCGGTCCCCCTGGATTCAGCATGGACAACGTCTTTGTCATGGCCGGCATCCCGTCTGTCATGCAGGCCATGCTGGGCAGCCTCGAAGGCAAACTGCGTTCCGGGCCCATGGTGCGCAGCCGTTCGGTTACCGCCTATCTCGGCGAAAGCCAGATCGCCACCGCACTCGCCGAGATTCAGCAGCAGTTTCCCCAGGTGGATCTGGGCAGCTATCCATTCTTCCGCAAGGAGCGCTACGGCACGTCTCTGGTGATGCGCGGCACGAATCCCGAGGCGCTCGACGCCATGCTGGCCGCCGTGCAGCAGGCCATCATCGATGCCGGTGAAACACCCGCAGATGTGCGACACGAATGA
- a CDS encoding alpha/beta fold hydrolase: MTDFDPPRLLRSPHLQTLIGSRGRRHWVKARARDLLVATERHSLTTEDGVTLEVWLSRQHLDAPTVILLHGWLGHADSSYLLSAAAQLWHAGFSVARLNLRDHGDTAHLNREMFHSARIQEVVEAVRQIESVHATGPCGLAGFSLGGNFALRVARAHPLPTIAVCPAMDPAVTMRQIDSGWAGYRLFFVRKWHRALRAKQQAFPGDYSFDQALRLRTVSELTDLFVSQQTDYPSTQAYFDAYSLTGNTLQGIRATIVYAEDDPVIPCSGFLNLPDTLHLTRVARGGHCAFVERLNQPAWIDRLLTENFSAALLPEAETGQPAH; this comes from the coding sequence TTGACGGACTTCGATCCACCGCGACTGTTGCGCTCACCTCATCTGCAGACCCTCATCGGCAGCCGTGGTCGCCGCCACTGGGTAAAGGCCCGCGCCCGCGATCTGCTGGTGGCCACAGAACGGCATTCGCTCACCACAGAAGATGGCGTCACCCTGGAGGTCTGGCTTTCCCGCCAGCACCTGGACGCACCAACGGTGATTCTCCTGCACGGCTGGCTCGGTCACGCGGATTCCAGCTATCTGCTCTCCGCCGCAGCACAGCTCTGGCATGCCGGCTTCTCAGTGGCACGACTGAACCTGCGGGATCATGGCGATACGGCCCATCTCAATCGGGAAATGTTCCATTCCGCACGCATTCAGGAAGTCGTAGAAGCCGTTCGACAGATCGAATCCGTTCATGCGACGGGTCCCTGCGGACTCGCCGGGTTTTCTCTCGGTGGCAATTTCGCCCTGCGTGTGGCCCGTGCACATCCGCTGCCCACGATCGCCGTCTGCCCCGCGATGGATCCGGCGGTCACCATGCGGCAGATCGACAGCGGCTGGGCCGGCTACCGGCTGTTTTTCGTGCGCAAGTGGCATAGGGCATTACGCGCGAAGCAGCAGGCATTTCCCGGGGACTATTCTTTCGATCAGGCCCTGCGCCTGCGCACGGTTTCGGAACTGACCGATCTGTTTGTATCCCAGCAGACCGACTACCCGTCCACCCAGGCCTATTTCGACGCTTACTCACTCACCGGAAACACTCTGCAGGGCATCCGGGCAACCATCGTCTATGCAGAAGATGACCCTGTCATTCCCTGCAGCGGATTTCTCAATCTGCCTGACACACTGCACCTCACCCGCGTCGCCCGGGGCGGACACTGCGCCTTTGTCGAACGTCTGAATCAGCCCGCATGGATCGATCGCCTATTGACGGAAAACTTTTCCGCGGCATTACTGCCCGAAGCAGAGACGGGTCAGCCAGCGCATTGA
- a CDS encoding acyl-CoA dehydrogenase family protein: MDFLATEEHELIRDAVRKVCAGYPDEYWAEKDRKEAFPWEFYDAMAAAGWIGIAIPEAYGGSGRGITEASIVLEEVAASGAAMNGATALHLSIFGMHPVVNHGDEALKQRFLPRVASGELHVAFGVTEPDAGTDTSAIDTFARREGDHYLVRGRKVWTTKAQIAERVLLLVRTTPKDKVARRTDGLTLLVAELQRPEVTISPIEKVGRNAVATCEVVYDDLPVALTDRVGEEGKGFRYLLDGLNAERVLIAAEALGIGRAAIRRAVNYANERVVFNRPIGQNQGVAFPLGEAQMRLDAAELMIRKAAWKLDRGEPCGAEANMAKWLAADAAFQAADQAMQTHGGFGYAKAYHVERYWREARLMRIAPISQEMILNYVTEHVLGLPRSY; encoded by the coding sequence ATGGATTTCCTTGCCACCGAAGAACACGAGCTGATCCGGGATGCGGTGCGTAAAGTCTGCGCCGGTTATCCCGATGAGTACTGGGCCGAGAAGGACAGGAAGGAAGCGTTTCCCTGGGAATTTTATGACGCCATGGCAGCAGCCGGCTGGATTGGTATCGCGATTCCCGAGGCCTACGGCGGCAGCGGGCGGGGTATCACCGAAGCCAGCATCGTGCTGGAAGAGGTCGCCGCCAGCGGGGCGGCCATGAATGGTGCCACCGCCCTGCATCTGTCGATCTTCGGCATGCACCCGGTGGTGAACCATGGTGATGAAGCACTCAAGCAGCGCTTCCTGCCCAGAGTGGCCAGTGGTGAGCTGCATGTCGCCTTCGGGGTCACAGAACCGGATGCCGGCACTGACACATCGGCCATAGACACCTTTGCTCGTCGTGAAGGCGACCACTATCTGGTACGCGGCCGCAAGGTCTGGACAACCAAGGCGCAGATCGCGGAGCGGGTACTGCTGCTGGTGCGCACCACGCCCAAGGATAAGGTTGCCCGGCGCACAGACGGACTGACGCTGCTCGTTGCCGAGCTGCAGCGACCCGAAGTGACGATCTCACCGATCGAGAAGGTGGGTCGCAATGCGGTCGCCACCTGTGAGGTCGTATACGACGATCTGCCGGTTGCCCTGACGGATCGTGTCGGGGAGGAGGGCAAAGGCTTCCGCTATCTGCTCGATGGACTGAACGCCGAGCGGGTGCTGATCGCGGCGGAAGCGCTGGGCATCGGGCGCGCTGCCATCCGGCGGGCGGTGAACTATGCCAATGAGCGGGTAGTCTTCAATCGCCCGATCGGTCAGAACCAGGGCGTGGCGTTCCCCCTGGGGGAAGCGCAGATGCGGCTCGATGCGGCTGAACTCATGATCCGCAAGGCAGCCTGGAAGCTCGATCGCGGCGAACCCTGCGGTGCGGAGGCCAATATGGCCAAGTGGCTGGCGGCAGACGCGGCGTTCCAGGCTGCGGATCAGGCCATGCAGACCCACGGTGGCTTTGGTTACGCGAAGGCGTATCACGTCGAGCGGTACTGGCGTGAAGCCCGGCTCATGCGGATCGCGCCGATCTCCCAGGAAATGATCCTCAACTATGTGACGGAACACGTGCTCGGCCTGCCCCGATCCTACTGA
- a CDS encoding SDR family oxidoreductase — MNPNGKRALVLGGTSGIGLAVVQLLAKAGAQVHAMGRSSSNIETARATIGTGRQVSFHSLDVLDRNAMSELFTELAPFDILVNAATGGERATGPFMQMDLDGFTGSFRKLWGYVNSVRLAGEHLTPEGCITLVSGSPARKCRPGMSAISTVGNAVEGFVRAVAGEIAPQRINVVSPGMIDTPMFPASGEQREKFLAQATSGNLIKRAGTAEEVARGILFTIENDFVTGTTVDVDGGALLP, encoded by the coding sequence ATGAATCCAAACGGAAAGCGCGCACTGGTACTTGGCGGGACTTCAGGGATCGGCCTCGCGGTTGTGCAACTGCTGGCCAAGGCCGGCGCCCAGGTCCATGCAATGGGTCGCAGCAGCAGCAATATCGAAACTGCGCGGGCCACAATCGGCACCGGCAGACAGGTCAGCTTCCACAGCCTGGACGTGCTCGATCGGAATGCCATGTCGGAACTGTTCACCGAACTCGCCCCTTTCGACATCCTGGTAAACGCCGCCACGGGTGGTGAGCGGGCAACTGGTCCCTTCATGCAGATGGACCTCGATGGATTCACCGGCTCCTTCCGGAAACTGTGGGGCTATGTGAACTCGGTACGGCTTGCCGGCGAACACCTGACGCCGGAAGGCTGCATTACCCTGGTAAGTGGTTCCCCCGCGCGCAAGTGCCGACCGGGTATGTCAGCGATTTCAACCGTGGGCAATGCGGTGGAAGGATTCGTGCGGGCGGTGGCGGGTGAGATTGCGCCACAGCGGATCAACGTTGTCTCACCCGGCATGATCGACACCCCGATGTTTCCGGCCAGTGGAGAGCAGCGGGAGAAGTTCCTCGCCCAGGCAACCAGCGGCAATCTGATCAAGCGTGCCGGCACCGCGGAGGAAGTCGCCCGGGGCATTCTGTTCACCATCGAAAACGACTTTGTCACCGGCACCACGGTCGATGTGGACGGTGGTGCGCTGCTGCCTTGA